The genomic segment CTTCGTGCGCCTCGGCATTCCCCGTGAAGTCACACCCGGTGAGACCCGGGTGAGCATCGTTCCCGAGACGGTCGGCAAGCTCGTCAAGGCCGGCCACCAGGTGGCCGTCGAGACCGGAGCAGGAACGGTTTCCTCGAACACCGACGACGCGTACCGGCAGGCCGGCGCCACGATCGCGCCGGGTCCGCGCGAGACCTATGAAGGGGCGCAGGTGGTGGTGAAGGTGAGAGAGCCCGTCTCCCATCCCGCCCTCGGCGCTCACGAGGCGGATCTGGTCCCGAGCGGCGCTGTCTTCATCGCCTTCCTGGGACGCGACGCCGGTTCCGAGGCGGTCAAGCGGCTGGCGACCCGCGGTGTCACCGCGTTCTCGATGGAGATGATCCCGCGCACTTCGCGGGCGCAGAAGCTGGACGCGCTCTCGTCGATGGCCAACATCGCCGGGTACAAGGCCGCGCTGATCGCGGCCAACGCGCTGCCACGCTACTTCCCGCTGCTGATGACCGCGGCCGGAACGATTCCCCCCGCACGCGCGTTCATCCTCGGCGCCGGTGTCGCGGGGCTACAGGCAATCGCCACCTGCCGGCGACTGGGCGCGCAGGTGGAAGCCTTCGACGTGCGGCCGGCGGTGAAGGAGGAAGTTCAGAGTCTCGGCGCCACCTTTGTCGGCCTCGAGCTCGGCGACGCCGGTGTTGGCGCGGGCGGCTACGCCAAGGAGCTGAGCGAGGAGCACCATAAGAAGGAGCAGGCGCTCATCGCCCAACGCCTCCAAGCCGCCGACGTCGCCATCACCACCGCGGCGATCCCGGGCAGGAAGGCGCCGCTGCTCATCACTCGCGCGATGGTGGAGAGCATGAAGCCAGGCTCGGTGATCGTGGACCTCGCTGCGGAGACGGGCGGGAACTGTGAGCTGACCCGTCCCAACGAAACGGTCGAGCACCACGGAGTGCGCATCTTCGGCATGGTCAACGTGGCGGCATTGATGCCGTTCCATGCCAGCCAGCTCTACTCGCGCAACGTTCACGCTCTGCTCCAGCTCATGGTGACCAAGGAAGGCGAGCTGAAGCTCGACTGGGAAGACGACATCATCCGCGACAGCTGCATCCATCGACCGCAGGCAGCGGCCGCCTCCGCGGCCCCGGCCGGGAGGGCTTCGTGAGCGAAGGCACGCTGATCCTGTATGCGATCTACATCTTCGTGCTGGCGGTCTTCGTGGGTTTCGAGGTGATCTCCAAGGTGCCGGTGCAGCTCCACACGCCACTGATGTCTGGCACCAACGCCATTCACGGGATCGTGATGCTGGGCGGCATGCTGGTGCTGGCGCAGGCCCACGACCAGGCTGTGCTCAAGTGGATCGGCTTCGCCGCGGTGGTGCTCGGCTCGGCCAACCTGTTCGGCGGCTTCGTGGTCACCGACCGCATGCTGGAGATGTTCAAGTCCAAGAAGAGCGACGGGAGGAAGTCGTGAATCCCAAGCTCCTCTCCGACGTCGCCTATCTGACCTCGGCCATCCTCTTCATCGTCGGCCTCAAGTTCCTGAGCCATCCCCGCCGGGCGCGGCGCGGCAACCAGCTCGCCGCGATCGGCATGGCGTTCGCCGTCGTCGCCTCGTTCATTTTCATCTGGGGCGGCGGCCAGCTCGAGCCCGGCTCGGACGCGGGTGTGCTGATCATCGTCGGCATCCTGGTCGGCGCGATCGCGGGAACCATCGGCGCCCGCAAGGTCGCGATCACCGAGATGCCGCAGATGGTCGCGCTGCTGAACGGCTGCGGCGGCGGCGCGGCGGCGTTGATCTCGGTGGTCGAATTCGCGCGCATCCAGCATGGCGAGACCGCCGACGCGCTCGGCTTCGGCGCCACGCTGTTCGGTC from the Candidatus Eisenbacteria bacterium genome contains:
- a CDS encoding Re/Si-specific NAD(P)(+) transhydrogenase subunit alpha, coding for FVRLGIPREVTPGETRVSIVPETVGKLVKAGHQVAVETGAGTVSSNTDDAYRQAGATIAPGPRETYEGAQVVVKVREPVSHPALGAHEADLVPSGAVFIAFLGRDAGSEAVKRLATRGVTAFSMEMIPRTSRAQKLDALSSMANIAGYKAALIAANALPRYFPLLMTAAGTIPPARAFILGAGVAGLQAIATCRRLGAQVEAFDVRPAVKEEVQSLGATFVGLELGDAGVGAGGYAKELSEEHHKKEQALIAQRLQAADVAITTAAIPGRKAPLLITRAMVESMKPGSVIVDLAAETGGNCELTRPNETVEHHGVRIFGMVNVAALMPFHASQLYSRNVHALLQLMVTKEGELKLDWEDDIIRDSCIHRPQAAAASAAPAGRAS
- a CDS encoding NAD(P) transhydrogenase subunit alpha, whose protein sequence is MSEGTLILYAIYIFVLAVFVGFEVISKVPVQLHTPLMSGTNAIHGIVMLGGMLVLAQAHDQAVLKWIGFAAVVLGSANLFGGFVVTDRMLEMFKSKKSDGRKS
- a CDS encoding NAD(P)(+) transhydrogenase (Re/Si-specific) subunit beta, with the translated sequence MNPKLLSDVAYLTSAILFIVGLKFLSHPRRARRGNQLAAIGMAFAVVASFIFIWGGGQLEPGSDAGVLIIVGILVGAIAGTIGARKVAITEMPQMVALLNGCGGGAAALISVVEFARIQHGETADALGFGATLFGLVIGSLSFWGSLVAFGKLSGFMEKAITSPLQKALNGALFLGIIATLVWISMGGGMNAFLVLTVLSLFFGVLMVVPIGGADMPVVISLLNSFTGLAVAATGFSLHEPALIISGT